A portion of the Simkania negevensis Z genome contains these proteins:
- a CDS encoding M24 family metallopeptidase, protein MTKIQAAQKKLQELKFDGWLLYEFHGVNSLAIQFLEIPTELLMTRRCFYWIPVQGDPLKIVHQIEAHNLDHLPGEKKTYSNWRDLHQHLKTVLTGKGKVAMEYSPMQAIPTVSKVDAGLVDLIRSFGVQVVSSAPFLQEFTCVWTPHQYKLHKEAAEILDNTVHIVWNHLKTSLEQGKTITEHDIQQMILGKFRDHGCVTEGEPICGVNAHAADPHYIPTEKNHAPIQKGDLVLIDLWCKKDLPEGVFADITRMGVAASKPTSKQQEIFTIVRRAQQTGTDWIASEHRQGKLALGAEVDHRVRRVIEESGYGSYFTHRTGHNINKENHGPGANIDGLETEDDRPLIPNTCFSIEPGIYLPGEFGVRLEYDVFMHEGGEIEVTVPPQDEYLTF, encoded by the coding sequence ATGACTAAAATTCAAGCAGCCCAAAAAAAACTTCAAGAACTAAAGTTCGACGGCTGGCTCCTTTATGAATTTCATGGTGTGAATTCTCTTGCTATTCAGTTTCTAGAAATTCCAACCGAGCTTCTTATGACGAGACGGTGCTTTTACTGGATTCCTGTCCAAGGAGACCCGTTAAAAATCGTCCATCAAATTGAAGCACACAACCTTGACCACCTACCTGGTGAGAAAAAAACTTATAGCAATTGGCGTGACCTTCATCAGCATCTCAAAACGGTGCTCACTGGCAAAGGGAAGGTGGCCATGGAATATTCCCCCATGCAAGCCATTCCCACTGTCTCCAAAGTTGATGCAGGTCTTGTCGATCTCATCCGTAGTTTTGGTGTACAAGTTGTCAGCTCTGCCCCATTTCTCCAGGAATTCACCTGCGTTTGGACACCCCATCAATACAAACTGCACAAGGAAGCTGCAGAAATTTTAGACAACACTGTTCACATCGTTTGGAACCATCTCAAAACGTCTCTTGAGCAAGGAAAGACTATTACCGAGCATGATATTCAACAAATGATTCTGGGAAAGTTTCGTGATCATGGCTGCGTAACAGAAGGAGAGCCGATTTGTGGTGTGAATGCTCATGCTGCAGATCCACACTACATTCCCACTGAAAAAAATCACGCACCCATTCAAAAAGGCGACCTTGTACTTATCGACCTTTGGTGCAAAAAAGATCTGCCAGAAGGGGTCTTTGCTGACATCACGCGGATGGGTGTTGCAGCATCTAAACCCACCTCAAAACAACAAGAAATCTTTACCATTGTACGTCGAGCACAACAAACCGGAACGGACTGGATTGCATCCGAGCACCGACAAGGAAAGCTCGCTTTAGGTGCCGAAGTCGATCATCGCGTTCGAAGAGTAATTGAAGAAAGTGGCTACGGCTCCTACTTTACCCATCGAACTGGACATAATATTAACAAAGAAAATCATGGCCCCGGAGCTAATATCGATGGTCTCGAAACAGAAGATGACCGTCCTCTCATTCCGAATACCTGTTTCTCCATTGAACCCGGCATCTATCTTCCCGGTGAGTTTGGAGTTCGCTTGGAGTACGATGTGTTTATGCACGAAGGAGGGGAAATCGAAGTCACCGTTCCCCCACAAGATGAGTATCTAACTTTCTAA
- a CDS encoding HEAT repeat domain-containing protein, which translates to MIYFFVACICFTTTLFSSLIDLKEEDLVKRVYSHLVIRDYRSALEECEEGMQLFPESSALREAYIRTLAENGKDDEAILRWKKWKKETLNHDILEALAWGVLHRSENSRQIVVNIASLMGAFYTHDVRAVQMLRNQMHSSNAYIRAIAVQFAPQYRDEVLIQEVKRLFDEEKVWYVRLEVIKALGAFGTPDVREPLKQIVANSRTSAEEKALAAASLVNLYDSIDPIELSKLIKSKRGGLRLFACHLIAHLDLTEEIPSLITLLEDPMPDVRIAALNTLYLLGLRSLSEASLTKIEKLMDNSHPELSITAAWIALRFSEEKALETLCKWVYSSIGESRRYAAFALGHSGKAGREIAKEAIKISPDPFVRVNAALGLIRQESDLGLACSTLYQFLITHKENIMWEESTLFQVLAPSRHHHIPQVPQYPALMDQLSRLEILNFLAILQHPKAEEALKSLLTNELFGVTYAASNTLLEEGGEEALNILRHLLQEKDEKIRVQAAMVLALSGSEPEAIDALQEAYFVMDREMKINILGAIGHIGDRKSIPFLLDLLDESHQILKVVTASALIQCLYH; encoded by the coding sequence ATGATTTATTTCTTTGTCGCATGCATTTGCTTCACAACCACTCTCTTTTCCTCACTCATTGATCTAAAAGAAGAAGACCTCGTTAAACGGGTTTATTCCCATCTTGTGATTCGAGATTACCGTTCTGCATTAGAAGAGTGTGAAGAGGGGATGCAGCTGTTTCCTGAATCATCAGCCCTTCGAGAAGCCTACATTCGGACACTAGCTGAAAATGGAAAAGATGATGAAGCCATTCTCCGTTGGAAAAAATGGAAAAAAGAAACGCTCAATCACGACATTTTAGAAGCCTTGGCATGGGGAGTGCTTCATCGCTCTGAAAACTCGAGACAAATCGTCGTGAATATCGCTTCCCTGATGGGAGCCTTTTACACCCATGATGTGCGCGCCGTTCAAATGCTTAGAAACCAAATGCACTCCTCCAACGCTTATATCCGCGCCATAGCTGTCCAGTTTGCTCCTCAATACCGTGACGAAGTTCTCATCCAAGAAGTGAAACGGCTTTTCGATGAAGAAAAGGTCTGGTATGTCAGACTAGAGGTCATCAAAGCCTTGGGCGCTTTTGGGACCCCTGACGTGCGAGAACCCCTTAAGCAAATCGTTGCGAACTCCCGCACCAGTGCAGAAGAAAAAGCCTTGGCAGCTGCCTCCCTTGTCAACTTGTACGACTCCATTGATCCCATCGAACTTTCAAAACTGATAAAAAGTAAAAGAGGAGGGTTGCGCCTTTTTGCCTGCCATTTGATCGCCCACCTCGATCTCACTGAAGAAATTCCCTCGTTGATCACGCTCTTAGAAGATCCTATGCCCGACGTACGCATTGCAGCGCTAAACACTCTTTATCTTCTCGGATTACGTAGCCTTTCAGAAGCTTCCTTGACCAAAATCGAAAAGCTCATGGACAATTCCCACCCAGAACTGTCTATTACTGCGGCTTGGATTGCTCTTCGGTTTTCTGAAGAAAAAGCCTTAGAGACTCTATGCAAATGGGTCTATTCTTCGATAGGTGAAAGCCGGCGCTATGCAGCCTTCGCACTTGGACATAGTGGAAAAGCAGGAAGAGAAATCGCAAAAGAAGCCATAAAAATTTCGCCAGACCCCTTTGTGCGCGTAAATGCTGCCTTAGGACTGATCAGGCAGGAGAGTGATCTTGGTCTTGCCTGCTCGACCTTGTATCAGTTTCTCATAACACACAAAGAAAATATCATGTGGGAAGAAAGTACCCTTTTCCAAGTTCTTGCCCCCTCGCGTCATCACCATATTCCACAAGTTCCTCAATATCCCGCTCTCATGGATCAGCTTTCACGCCTTGAAATTTTAAATTTTCTAGCCATCCTTCAACATCCAAAAGCAGAAGAAGCCCTCAAAAGTCTACTCACGAATGAACTTTTTGGTGTGACTTATGCAGCATCCAATACACTTTTGGAAGAGGGTGGAGAAGAAGCTTTAAATATACTCCGTCATCTTTTACAAGAAAAAGATGAAAAGATTCGGGTACAAGCGGCAATGGTTCTTGCGCTCTCAGGAAGTGAACCTGAGGCCATTGACGCTCTACAAGAAGCTTACTTTGTCATGGATCGTGAAATGAAGATTAACATTTTAGGAGCGATTGGGCACATCGGAGATCGAAAGTCGATCCCTTTTTTGCTTGACCTCCTTGATGAATCCCATCAAATTTTAAAAGTGGTGACAGCTTCGGCTCTCATTCAATGTTTATATCACTAG
- a CDS encoding histidine triad nucleotide-binding protein: MSKTIFGKIISGDLPSIKLYESDNVLAIKDVSPKAPVHILIMPKKEYKNLQDVPVADLPIIAEIVEVAQKLARELGVEDNYRFLTNNGTKAGQSVFHLHFHLIGGKELGPMA, from the coding sequence ATGAGCAAGACCATATTCGGTAAAATTATCAGTGGAGATCTTCCTTCGATCAAGCTTTACGAAAGCGACAATGTTTTAGCAATCAAAGACGTGAGTCCTAAAGCCCCTGTTCATATTCTCATCATGCCAAAAAAAGAATACAAAAACCTGCAAGATGTTCCTGTTGCAGACCTTCCCATCATAGCAGAAATTGTTGAAGTTGCCCAAAAACTTGCTAGAGAATTGGGAGTTGAAGATAATTACCGCTTTCTGACAAATAATGGAACCAAGGCGGGGCAATCGGTTTTCCATCTTCACTTTCATTTAATCGGTGGAAAGGAACTTGGCCCCATGGCATAA
- a CDS encoding MYG1 family protein — protein sequence MTNEIQERSFGTHNGSFHADEVTACALLILFDHIDLDKVIRTRDLHVLRTCDYVCDVGGMYEPTIRRFDHHQLDYHGPLSSAGMILKYLKDEKVIKDKLFQYLNRSLVMGVDAIDNGKTTTMVGHCSFSAVIANFVPIRHNVDENVMDEAFFQAVDFTLGHLSRLVDKFHYIQECREVIKREMDKNQTVMIFEESMPWMETFFDLKGEKHPAAFLIMPSGKQWKLRGIPPSYEKRMQVRIPLPKEWAGLIDDELKEKTGIPGAVFCHKGRFISIWETKEDALKALEITLQKADK from the coding sequence ATGACAAACGAGATTCAAGAACGAAGCTTCGGGACACACAATGGAAGTTTTCATGCAGATGAAGTCACAGCATGTGCACTTCTTATTCTCTTCGATCATATCGATCTTGACAAAGTTATTAGAACCAGAGATTTACATGTACTCAGAACCTGTGATTATGTTTGTGATGTAGGAGGCATGTATGAACCGACCATTCGTCGCTTTGATCATCATCAGCTCGACTACCATGGCCCCCTCAGCAGTGCAGGAATGATCCTCAAATATTTAAAAGATGAAAAAGTGATCAAAGATAAATTGTTTCAGTATCTGAACCGATCTCTTGTGATGGGGGTTGATGCCATTGACAATGGAAAGACCACGACGATGGTAGGACATTGTAGCTTTTCAGCGGTCATCGCAAATTTTGTCCCAATCCGCCATAATGTTGATGAAAACGTCATGGACGAAGCTTTTTTTCAAGCTGTCGATTTCACTTTAGGTCATCTTAGTCGACTTGTTGATAAATTTCACTATATCCAGGAATGTCGTGAAGTGATCAAACGTGAAATGGATAAAAATCAAACGGTCATGATCTTTGAAGAGTCGATGCCTTGGATGGAAACGTTCTTCGACTTGAAAGGAGAAAAACATCCTGCAGCATTTCTGATCATGCCAAGTGGAAAGCAGTGGAAGCTTAGAGGCATTCCTCCTTCGTATGAAAAGAGAATGCAAGTGCGCATCCCCCTTCCAAAAGAATGGGCCGGATTAATCGATGATGAACTCAAAGAAAAAACGGGAATTCCCGGAGCTGTCTTCTGCCATAAGGGGCGATTCATCTCTATTTGGGAAACAAAAGAAGATGCTCTTAAAGCACTTGAAATCACTCTACAAAAGGCAGACAAATGA
- a CDS encoding LOG family protein → MGVNFSFTDTDLVSPDGKIVKIEQIDKESVMADVLIEKISPIFLGFSLPPEKVLFNIKSTLAQLGVHAYKEEMVLSSTLRTAEVRVKLEAINEIGMELLRYLTVDAYIGKLFAADDSRRVRDPEYLSRMFGRTDRRGRPLLSLGEKADRSDLRLEKLEGRTVAFLSLKSGSYSYDDSIKGILPTLVKGLTEPHIKIREFLHLTQKYNPGGKRCVRSGELLLVKTIPLHIRTVFARVVDELLPEGMIHTAASILQPDTFASGDIYEFYGKCDTEVETIPLEFYTLSPYREHVFFSDRDQLQASIEDPETLFQAMETAPGPLHHKCAVFVVKGNQLLNLKSSDWIQKESGFQSFPGYFFPTEQAVKVEAYLHAQPSYPFLEAIENGGITSQGILLCRYFPSPIMKRMLISEQVHRCLKGIYFQYPSRSHGEFFSHEDRSMLIDLAKFGIRVFWLDERTHQILQYVPRADKDSGMFVPTSKVETFINATMVGIYGSNLIEGPYDTLLKELMSGLLAMKEEMNHPLLSPKTPLALVTGGGPGVMSLGNQISKELGLLSCANIIDFRSNKESVVNEQKQNPYIEAKMTYRLDRLVERQAEFHLDLPIFLTGGIGTDFEYTLEEVRRKTGAGEVTPVLLVGDPAYWKQKVGTRFLTNLETGTIKGSEWVSNSFYCIQTAKQGLKVYEDFFSGKLPIGPKGPIFRDGFVVV, encoded by the coding sequence ATGGGTGTAAACTTCTCTTTCACTGATACTGATTTGGTTTCTCCTGACGGAAAAATCGTAAAGATTGAGCAGATCGATAAGGAATCGGTCATGGCTGATGTTTTGATCGAAAAAATCTCACCAATTTTTTTAGGTTTCTCATTACCTCCAGAAAAGGTTTTGTTCAATATTAAGAGCACTCTCGCGCAGTTGGGAGTCCATGCGTACAAAGAAGAGATGGTGCTCTCAAGTACACTCCGCACAGCTGAAGTTCGGGTTAAACTTGAGGCAATTAATGAGATCGGAATGGAACTTTTGCGGTATCTCACTGTGGACGCCTATATCGGTAAACTCTTTGCTGCAGATGATTCAAGACGGGTCCGTGACCCAGAATATCTCTCCCGCATGTTCGGACGGACAGACCGCCGTGGACGCCCTCTTCTCTCTTTGGGTGAAAAAGCCGACCGTTCTGATTTAAGACTCGAAAAATTGGAGGGAAGAACTGTTGCTTTTCTCTCGCTTAAGTCTGGATCTTATTCGTATGACGATTCGATCAAAGGAATCCTTCCAACCCTAGTTAAAGGTCTTACAGAACCCCACATCAAAATTCGAGAATTTCTTCATTTGACACAAAAATACAATCCCGGGGGAAAACGGTGTGTACGCTCTGGAGAACTTCTCTTAGTGAAAACGATTCCTCTTCATATTCGTACGGTTTTTGCTCGGGTCGTGGACGAACTTCTTCCTGAAGGGATGATTCACACTGCAGCTTCGATTTTGCAACCTGATACATTTGCGTCTGGGGATATCTACGAATTCTATGGCAAATGTGACACTGAAGTGGAGACGATTCCCCTCGAATTTTATACTCTTTCTCCTTACCGTGAGCATGTCTTTTTCTCTGATAGAGACCAACTCCAAGCTTCGATTGAAGATCCTGAAACCCTCTTTCAGGCAATGGAAACAGCACCTGGTCCGTTGCATCACAAATGTGCTGTCTTTGTGGTGAAAGGAAATCAGCTTCTCAATCTCAAAAGCTCGGATTGGATTCAAAAGGAATCAGGCTTTCAATCCTTCCCAGGATATTTTTTCCCTACCGAGCAAGCAGTTAAAGTTGAAGCGTATTTGCATGCTCAACCTTCCTATCCCTTCTTAGAAGCTATAGAAAATGGGGGCATCACGAGCCAAGGAATCTTACTTTGCCGCTACTTTCCTTCCCCAATTATGAAGCGGATGCTCATCAGTGAACAAGTTCACCGCTGCTTGAAGGGAATTTACTTTCAGTATCCTTCTCGCTCACATGGCGAGTTTTTTTCTCATGAAGACCGTTCAATGCTTATCGACTTGGCAAAGTTTGGTATCCGTGTCTTTTGGCTCGATGAACGAACCCATCAAATCCTACAGTATGTCCCCCGTGCAGATAAAGACTCAGGGATGTTTGTTCCCACGTCAAAAGTTGAAACGTTTATCAATGCAACGATGGTTGGAATTTACGGTTCAAATTTAATTGAGGGACCCTATGACACTCTGCTCAAGGAATTGATGTCTGGATTACTTGCGATGAAAGAAGAAATGAATCATCCCTTATTAAGTCCCAAAACCCCTCTTGCACTGGTGACAGGTGGAGGCCCGGGGGTAATGAGTTTAGGCAACCAGATTTCAAAAGAGCTGGGTTTGCTTTCGTGCGCCAATATCATCGATTTTCGGTCGAACAAAGAATCGGTTGTCAATGAGCAAAAACAAAATCCTTACATCGAAGCTAAGATGACTTACCGGTTAGATCGTCTCGTTGAGCGTCAAGCAGAGTTCCATCTGGATCTCCCGATCTTTTTAACCGGTGGAATCGGTACGGATTTTGAATACACTTTGGAAGAGGTGCGCCGCAAAACAGGGGCGGGTGAAGTCACACCTGTTCTCTTAGTGGGAGATCCTGCATATTGGAAGCAAAAGGTCGGGACTCGGTTTCTCACCAATCTCGAGACTGGTACGATCAAAGGATCAGAGTGGGTCAGCAATAGTTTCTACTGCATCCAAACGGCTAAGCAAGGGCTTAAGGTCTATGAAGACTTTTTTAGTGGAAAGCTTCCCATTGGACCGAAGGGGCCGATCTTCCGAGACGGATTTGTTGTGGTTTGA
- a CDS encoding amino acid permease: MKIYRNKTLGSTLLVAGTQIGAGMLALPLTTGVTGFFWSTVLFLICFLFMLTSLFYLLEANLMTTKVNANLISMVKERLGPFGQLVAWLSFLLLLYAVAAAYLSGGGSLIAEVLSAGWKTDVSPNVGVFLFLIVFGLIVVFGTRAVDVINRLCMFGLAGSFLLLLVFVTPHVRWDHFRGGDPRYIWAAVPVVILSFTSHIIVPSLRTYLSGDVHKLRTSLFWGSLIPLFFYLVWEALIIGMLPLTGEYGLESIGAAAHPVSGLTEALNYFLHVSWIATLVGLFSFFALVTSFFGVALSLYDFLADGFHIKKTIGGRFLLLVMMFAPPLLFAFFYPKGFLLAIGYAGVFVAILYGILPVLMVWKGRYVEKKQEQFKVWGGKFLMLIMLVGSLFVIFFQIAATRGWLPSLS; this comes from the coding sequence ATGAAAATTTATCGCAATAAGACGCTAGGAAGTACCCTCCTAGTCGCAGGAACGCAAATTGGTGCGGGGATGCTCGCACTTCCTTTAACAACTGGAGTAACAGGCTTTTTTTGGTCGACAGTCCTGTTCCTTATCTGCTTTCTATTCATGTTAACGAGCCTCTTTTATCTCTTAGAGGCTAATCTTATGACAACAAAAGTCAATGCTAACCTAATTTCCATGGTAAAAGAGCGGTTAGGACCTTTTGGCCAGCTAGTCGCGTGGCTTTCTTTTCTTCTCTTGCTCTATGCAGTTGCTGCTGCCTATCTTTCTGGTGGAGGCTCTTTGATTGCAGAAGTCTTAAGTGCCGGTTGGAAAACGGATGTTTCGCCCAATGTTGGCGTGTTTCTCTTTCTTATTGTCTTTGGTTTAATTGTGGTTTTTGGAACTCGAGCTGTAGATGTGATCAACCGACTTTGCATGTTTGGCCTTGCTGGGTCTTTTCTTCTTTTACTCGTTTTTGTGACCCCTCATGTTCGCTGGGATCATTTTAGAGGAGGAGATCCTCGATACATTTGGGCAGCTGTTCCTGTTGTAATCCTTTCATTTACCTCTCACATCATTGTGCCTAGTCTACGCACTTATCTTAGCGGGGACGTACACAAACTTAGGACATCTCTTTTTTGGGGTAGCCTTATCCCCTTATTTTTCTATTTGGTTTGGGAAGCGCTGATTATCGGAATGCTTCCACTAACAGGAGAATATGGCCTTGAGTCCATTGGTGCCGCAGCTCACCCAGTTTCGGGATTGACAGAGGCATTAAACTATTTCTTGCATGTTTCGTGGATTGCCACATTGGTAGGACTATTTTCCTTCTTTGCTCTTGTGACCTCCTTTTTTGGTGTGGCTTTAAGCCTGTATGACTTTTTAGCCGACGGCTTTCATATCAAGAAGACAATTGGGGGACGCTTTCTCTTACTCGTCATGATGTTTGCGCCACCTCTTCTCTTTGCTTTTTTCTACCCAAAAGGGTTTCTTCTTGCAATCGGCTATGCAGGAGTATTCGTTGCCATTTTATATGGGATTTTGCCTGTGCTCATGGTTTGGAAAGGGCGTTATGTTGAGAAAAAGCAAGAGCAGTTTAAAGTTTGGGGTGGAAAATTTCTTATGCTTATCATGCTAGTTGGATCGTTATTTGTAATCTTTTTTCAGATTGCTGCGACGCGAGGGTGGTTGCCCTCACTCAGCTAG
- a CDS encoding DUF1207 domain-containing protein codes for MKKKRIGIFFCLLLAGALKLQAVEPIPIDELLAETPPSRTDSIPRQHIENEEDAYLEGYIQAMVNSHYYEFDVLVYVENGDVYLYNLPKNDLIKSSIIRFVTDMPGVKSVTEVDKFPEAKLEKLEKREVKPQISGVWFPQTTVLYPPMIANPMETIYSAAYRIGDHIMGKNTIAVSLGDDFPIYRWRNVFCWKGDLQIDIQAGIWSVFNMGAGGRDGEFAELVNTDYLVGIPLSYAVNKWAFRLRVYHISSHLGDEYMVNHPGVKRLNPSMEAIDFFTAYQVTKNLRFYIGPGWVFHSDSTFHIDPFYIEYGGEARFWGTKNFYHKLYGTFFFAFYIRNWQVNHWQFDVSPMLGYEWSKLQGVGRKMRIFINYHNGYSEGQFFKERTSYGGFGLSWGF; via the coding sequence ATGAAAAAGAAGCGAATAGGAATATTCTTTTGTTTGCTTTTAGCTGGTGCCTTAAAGCTCCAAGCTGTAGAGCCAATTCCAATTGACGAGCTCCTAGCCGAGACTCCTCCTTCCCGCACAGACAGCATTCCTAGACAACATATTGAAAACGAGGAAGATGCATATTTAGAAGGATACATCCAAGCAATGGTTAACTCCCATTACTATGAGTTCGACGTTCTAGTCTATGTCGAAAATGGGGACGTGTATCTCTATAATCTTCCCAAAAACGATCTCATTAAAAGCAGTATTATCCGTTTTGTGACAGATATGCCTGGAGTGAAATCGGTAACAGAAGTCGATAAGTTTCCAGAAGCTAAGCTCGAAAAATTGGAAAAAAGAGAAGTGAAGCCCCAAATTTCAGGGGTTTGGTTTCCCCAGACAACTGTTCTCTATCCTCCAATGATCGCCAACCCTATGGAAACAATTTATTCTGCAGCTTATCGGATCGGCGATCATATCATGGGAAAAAACACCATTGCAGTTTCTCTAGGGGATGATTTCCCGATTTATCGATGGCGCAATGTCTTCTGCTGGAAAGGAGATCTTCAAATTGACATTCAGGCAGGAATCTGGTCAGTTTTCAACATGGGTGCAGGAGGCCGGGATGGAGAATTTGCTGAGCTAGTCAATACCGACTACCTTGTAGGGATACCTCTCTCATATGCTGTGAATAAATGGGCTTTTCGTCTTCGAGTATACCATATTTCGAGTCACTTGGGAGATGAGTACATGGTGAATCATCCAGGAGTCAAGCGGTTGAACCCTAGCATGGAGGCGATTGATTTCTTTACTGCCTATCAAGTCACGAAAAATTTGAGATTCTACATAGGTCCCGGGTGGGTTTTTCATAGTGATAGTACCTTTCATATCGATCCCTTTTACATAGAATATGGAGGGGAGGCTCGATTCTGGGGAACTAAGAATTTCTATCATAAACTCTATGGAACGTTCTTCTTTGCTTTCTACATTCGCAACTGGCAAGTGAATCACTGGCAGTTCGATGTCAGCCCAATGCTTGGGTACGAATGGAGTAAACTTCAAGGCGTAGGCCGAAAAATGCGTATTTTCATTAATTACCATAATGGGTATTCTGAAGGGCAATTTTTTAAAGAGCGTACGTCATATGGTGGCTTCGGGTTATCCTGGGGTTTCTAA
- a CDS encoding class I SAM-dependent methyltransferase gives MDKAKYGIDAPKIVFYLGVGGAVGIVLGVFLWGFSVFISLPFLLASSIFVLEALWMLYSSLWGKFSQIDEMVLRLKLQGAEKVLDVGCGKGSLLIRVAKNLKEGKAYGVDIWRKQDLSKNSIEKTEKNIQIEGVKDRAEVQSADMRELPFKDGFFDCVVASLAIHNIETKSERNKALQEIDRVLKIGGSVAILDFQKLDELTQFFQTGYEVSLSPLQWKMFPPSRTLIAVKNR, from the coding sequence ATGGATAAAGCAAAATACGGCATTGACGCGCCAAAGATCGTTTTCTATCTTGGAGTTGGAGGAGCAGTAGGAATTGTTCTTGGGGTGTTTCTATGGGGTTTTTCTGTTTTCATTTCTCTGCCGTTTCTACTAGCGAGTAGTATCTTTGTCCTCGAAGCTCTTTGGATGCTTTACAGTAGCTTATGGGGGAAATTTTCCCAAATTGATGAGATGGTCTTGCGGTTAAAACTTCAAGGGGCTGAAAAAGTTCTCGATGTTGGCTGTGGTAAGGGGAGCCTACTGATCCGTGTGGCTAAAAATCTCAAAGAAGGCAAAGCTTATGGAGTGGACATCTGGAGAAAGCAAGATCTCTCTAAAAACAGCATCGAAAAAACAGAGAAAAATATTCAAATTGAGGGAGTTAAAGACAGAGCAGAAGTTCAAAGTGCTGATATGAGAGAGCTTCCATTTAAAGATGGCTTTTTTGACTGCGTTGTTGCTTCCTTGGCGATTCACAACATTGAAACGAAAAGCGAGCGCAATAAGGCCCTTCAAGAAATCGATCGAGTTTTAAAAATAGGAGGAAGTGTTGCAATTCTTGATTTTCAAAAACTCGACGAATTGACCCAATTTTTCCAAACGGGATACGAGGTGAGCCTTAGCCCACTACAATGGAAAATGTTTCCTCCAAGCAGGACCTTGATTGCTGTTAAGAATCGGTAG
- a CDS encoding MFS transporter: MNSRRKSRREGFSSLPSTAYLVWALSLIFVFYIYFIQSSVFAVASRKMVNMGRELIPFNLAIFLFQLPAALLLDKVGPRRITSIFIFVTGIAALLLSQSSSGLAIWWTVFLAGVGGTVTIVNILKLGSNWFSPKRFTLLLAWTFFALVLGFPISQIVFHELLNYFEWSKITFTYGLLGIVYAILFFAVVRDSDLPLRLPKKFNFQRSVKKALSTGENYLLALFYGLVFAQWFPTYGTWHTEYYQDIYLMNATDAHLLNFAPVSSFAIGVVLFLYLASYLKKRKIFMMSGLIVAIILSLCILYIDEMSLHVHVLLDCLIAFSISTSTLAYTLIYEKNLPAIAATVIGMLQIFLAFFKVIGERLILFILTTKGDQPSSLIIVPFSLIAAFIVLIFIKETYGKQIYEE, from the coding sequence ATGAATTCAAGGCGAAAATCAAGACGTGAAGGGTTTTCTTCTCTTCCATCTACAGCTTATCTTGTATGGGCGTTATCGCTGATTTTTGTCTTCTACATCTATTTCATCCAGTCGAGTGTCTTTGCAGTGGCATCGAGGAAAATGGTTAACATGGGGAGAGAGCTCATTCCGTTCAATCTCGCCATCTTCTTGTTTCAACTTCCTGCGGCTCTACTCTTGGACAAAGTCGGACCTAGACGGATCACATCTATCTTCATTTTTGTGACAGGCATTGCTGCTCTCTTGCTTTCTCAGTCCAGTTCGGGGTTAGCTATTTGGTGGACTGTTTTTTTAGCGGGAGTCGGTGGAACGGTCACCATTGTAAACATCCTTAAACTCGGATCCAATTGGTTTTCACCTAAGCGATTTACCCTCTTACTTGCCTGGACTTTTTTTGCATTGGTATTAGGATTTCCAATTAGTCAAATCGTCTTTCACGAACTCTTAAACTATTTCGAATGGTCAAAAATCACCTTCACATACGGCTTGCTTGGAATCGTTTACGCAATCCTTTTCTTTGCAGTTGTACGTGATTCTGATCTCCCTCTTCGCCTCCCTAAAAAATTCAACTTCCAACGCTCAGTGAAAAAGGCACTATCGACAGGAGAAAACTATCTTCTAGCTCTTTTTTATGGGCTTGTCTTCGCACAATGGTTTCCCACTTATGGCACTTGGCATACAGAATACTACCAAGACATCTACTTAATGAATGCAACCGACGCTCACTTACTCAATTTCGCACCAGTCAGCTCTTTTGCCATTGGAGTTGTCCTTTTTCTTTACTTGGCATCTTATTTGAAAAAACGCAAAATTTTCATGATGTCAGGGCTCATTGTGGCCATCATTTTGAGCCTGTGCATTCTTTACATCGATGAGATGTCTTTACATGTTCACGTTTTATTGGATTGCCTCATTGCGTTTTCAATCAGTACATCAACACTTGCCTATACACTCATCTACGAGAAAAACTTACCAGCAATTGCTGCAACAGTCATCGGAATGCTTCAAATCTTTCTCGCCTTTTTCAAAGTAATTGGAGAAAGATTGATTTTATTCATATTAACGACAAAGGGAGATCAACCTTCTAGTCTCATCATCGTTCCTTTTTCTCTAATCGCGGCTTTTATTGTGCTCATCTTTATTAAAGAAACCTACGGAAAACAAATTTATGAAGAGTAA